The following coding sequences are from one Leptolyngbya sp. NIES-3755 window:
- a CDS encoding hypothetical protein (conserved hypothetical protein containing helix turn helix domain;~similar to AA sequence:cyanobase_aa:SYNPCC7002_D0015) has translation MTLTFDQTKYSQLLMETLPQVIDSEREYERLLAVVEQLHFKSDRTPEEKKLYQLLVTLVELYETEHYPMPEAAPHEILQHIMASSGTRQADLIGILGSSGVVSEVVNGKRAISKSQAKVLADRFKVSPDLFL, from the coding sequence ATGACCCTTACTTTTGACCAAACTAAATATAGTCAATTGCTGATGGAGACGCTGCCACAAGTAATTGACTCAGAACGGGAGTATGAGCGACTTCTGGCAGTCGTAGAACAACTTCATTTTAAGAGCGATCGAACCCCCGAAGAGAAAAAGTTATATCAATTGCTTGTAACGCTGGTGGAGCTTTACGAAACAGAGCATTACCCAATGCCGGAGGCTGCTCCACACGAAATTCTTCAACACATTATGGCATCCAGTGGAACTCGTCAGGCAGATCTCATTGGCATTCTTGGCTCAAGTGGCGTGGTTAGCGAAGTTGTCAATGGAAAGAGAGCCATCAGCAAGTCACAGGCTAAAGTATTGGCGGATCGCTTCAAAGTGTCGCCTGATTTGTTTCTGTAG
- a CDS encoding hypothetical protein (similar to AA sequence:cyanobase_aa:Aazo_2813), protein MHLIHIRNLRLDAAQFPDVSSQIEQWYATVRRANWQSLEDVRLIYREAETVGNFTVFNIKGNAYRLIVGIDYETQTIFYKYFLTHTEYDKDKWKNDPYF, encoded by the coding sequence ATGCACCTTATTCATATCCGAAATTTGCGCCTTGATGCGGCTCAGTTTCCTGATGTCAGTTCTCAAATTGAGCAATGGTACGCAACGGTTAGAAGAGCGAATTGGCAATCTTTAGAAGACGTTCGATTAATTTATCGAGAGGCTGAAACGGTCGGTAACTTTACCGTCTTTAATATCAAGGGGAATGCTTATCGATTAATTGTTGGAATTGATTACGAAACCCAAACGATTTTTTACAAGTACTTTTTAACTCACACTGAATACGACAAAGACAAGTGGAAAAATGACCCTTACTTTTGA
- a CDS encoding hypothetical protein (similar to AA sequence:cyanobase_aa:Ava_4164), whose translation MGRKGQAITLSISERDKAQLENLALELGMTWGDRANISKLVEAIARRQFVIAPNHDWNVDRINALNQARTALVDAGKIEDAVAIAQLLLERSELTIPLRMELEQFIAQPSQAWRLEVERYIRRQQPFQLSYQDAAERVWHFTIRFAAIVSHEDRQYLDCWCEETEGAQGLPELQNNRSLRLDRITDAAIHPVAGAWRSTGLATVAVELHLFQGLAFAYRSKTAIDEVNEWHENLPQVRRVVRRVSSPFWLIREILRYGQDCEVVSPERVRELIKRELLELCDRYNLP comes from the coding sequence ATGGGTCGAAAAGGTCAAGCCATTACACTCTCGATTTCAGAGCGCGATAAAGCTCAGCTAGAAAACCTGGCGTTAGAGCTTGGAATGACTTGGGGCGATCGCGCAAATATTTCCAAATTGGTCGAAGCGATCGCCCGTCGTCAATTCGTCATCGCCCCGAATCATGACTGGAATGTCGATCGCATCAATGCTCTGAATCAAGCCCGAACTGCTTTAGTAGATGCTGGAAAGATCGAAGATGCCGTCGCGATCGCGCAACTCCTTCTAGAGCGGAGTGAACTGACGATCCCGTTGCGAATGGAGCTAGAACAGTTCATCGCGCAACCGAGTCAAGCTTGGCGATTAGAAGTTGAGCGTTACATTCGACGACAGCAACCGTTTCAGTTGTCGTATCAAGATGCTGCTGAGCGAGTGTGGCACTTCACGATTCGATTTGCTGCGATCGTATCGCATGAAGATCGGCAATATCTTGATTGTTGGTGTGAGGAAACAGAAGGAGCACAAGGATTGCCAGAACTTCAGAACAATCGATCGCTGAGACTCGATCGGATCACGGATGCTGCAATTCATCCGGTTGCGGGAGCGTGGCGATCGACTGGGTTAGCGACCGTTGCGGTAGAACTGCATTTGTTTCAAGGATTGGCATTTGCTTATCGAAGTAAGACTGCGATCGATGAAGTGAATGAGTGGCATGAAAACTTACCCCAAGTCCGGCGCGTAGTCCGGCGCGTGTCGAGTCCGTTTTGGTTAATTCGAGAAATCTTGCGATATGGGCAGGATTGTGAGGTTGTCTCGCCAGAACGGGTGCGGGAGTTGATCAAACGAGAACTGTTAGAACTGTGCGATCGCTACAATCTGCCCTGA
- a CDS encoding DEAD/DEAH box helicase-like protein (similar to AA sequence:cyanobase_aa:Ava_4165) → MTVYSVTLQPIYSCPATDSIEGLNLPNQWRLSWHQAATLKALRDPNIDVVVNTAMTGDGKSLAAYLSVLQDHCYAIGLYPTNELARDQNTQIEHYVAQFQPENQPRIVRLSGAALENYAENEGLRKSAAIATQTEQTEVLLTNPDLFHYLHRGAYLIPGDSPDKLWGRIDEIFDLFIFDEFHVFAAPQISSVINTMILIRSTSRRKKFLFLSATPDEQLIQRLRTAGFRCQVIDPLSQGKYEFPTSFEQQQSLQAQHWRQVARSITLHFVPLESATKASETWLIENAPLILEQFQQQPGSKGAIILNSIAAVKRLMPQFLALFEPQGLTVRENTGLTGRTEREQSLSADLILGTSTIDVGVDFKINFLIFESSDAGNFIQRLGRLGRHDGYQIGDREVQFEQFTAYALVPKFFTERLFERESPPFVAGESYDRPFFNSKVLYEYRHINDFRGYYKRWGAYQSLYLGRKLSERTIQQQYAGSLEVFKTTCEQIFDRSFKQLAGFVRGWAQDWQQLSGKKEGNPIYEDACSFRGSSPLQCGIYDLTERHESDRFKTYDLPGILANLEVEMISEAEFLRSLQETVERTGQPIPKGRFSYCLAFMKLLRYREERSDWKFVYSGDLNPKAWRVEVLKGIEIWQPDNPWASTINKRLRMQGLVSYVVKRPVTEVRFKLKLPMHFQIYSISDSHSLHDAAPYSIAFGQSALLLDTLAYQLKSKGDDPWIF, encoded by the coding sequence ATGACGGTCTATTCTGTAACGCTTCAGCCTATTTATTCCTGTCCCGCTACGGACTCGATCGAAGGATTGAACTTGCCGAATCAGTGGCGACTCTCCTGGCATCAAGCAGCAACCTTGAAGGCGTTACGAGACCCGAACATTGATGTGGTTGTGAACACCGCAATGACAGGGGATGGAAAGAGTCTGGCAGCTTATCTCAGTGTTCTTCAAGACCATTGCTATGCGATCGGGCTTTATCCGACTAACGAGCTTGCAAGAGATCAGAACACTCAAATTGAGCATTACGTCGCGCAGTTTCAGCCCGAAAATCAGCCGCGCATTGTGCGATTGAGTGGAGCAGCGCTAGAAAACTATGCAGAAAATGAAGGCTTGCGGAAAAGTGCCGCGATCGCAACTCAAACTGAGCAAACAGAAGTGCTGTTAACGAATCCAGATTTGTTTCACTATTTGCATCGTGGAGCCTATCTGATTCCTGGTGATAGTCCAGACAAATTATGGGGACGAATCGATGAGATATTCGATCTATTCATCTTTGATGAGTTTCATGTTTTTGCTGCGCCACAGATTTCGAGCGTGATTAATACAATGATTCTGATTCGCTCTACCAGTCGTCGCAAGAAGTTTTTATTTCTATCCGCGACTCCGGATGAGCAGTTGATTCAACGTTTAAGAACGGCGGGATTTCGCTGCCAAGTGATTGATCCGCTCTCACAGGGTAAATATGAATTTCCAACCTCTTTCGAGCAGCAACAATCACTTCAAGCACAGCATTGGAGACAAGTAGCGCGATCAATTACACTTCATTTTGTCCCGTTAGAATCTGCGACCAAAGCTTCGGAGACTTGGCTAATTGAAAATGCACCTCTAATTTTGGAGCAATTTCAGCAGCAACCGGGGAGTAAGGGTGCAATTATTCTGAACTCGATCGCAGCGGTAAAACGACTGATGCCTCAATTTCTTGCTCTATTCGAGCCGCAGGGTTTGACTGTTCGAGAGAACACAGGCTTGACAGGTAGAACTGAGCGAGAACAATCCCTATCGGCTGATTTAATCTTGGGAACAAGCACGATCGATGTCGGGGTTGACTTCAAGATTAACTTTCTGATTTTTGAATCGTCTGATGCTGGAAATTTTATTCAGCGCTTGGGTCGATTGGGAAGACATGACGGATATCAGATTGGCGATCGTGAAGTTCAGTTTGAGCAATTCACCGCTTATGCTTTAGTTCCCAAGTTTTTCACTGAGCGATTGTTTGAGAGAGAATCACCCCCATTCGTTGCAGGCGAATCTTACGATCGTCCTTTCTTTAATAGCAAGGTTTTGTATGAGTATCGTCATATCAATGATTTCCGGGGCTACTACAAGCGTTGGGGCGCATATCAGTCCCTTTATCTTGGTCGCAAGTTATCAGAGCGAACGATTCAGCAGCAATATGCAGGCAGTTTAGAGGTTTTCAAAACAACTTGTGAACAGATCTTCGATCGCTCGTTTAAGCAATTGGCAGGATTTGTTAGAGGCTGGGCGCAAGACTGGCAGCAACTATCGGGCAAGAAAGAAGGAAATCCAATTTATGAAGATGCCTGTAGCTTTAGAGGATCAAGTCCCTTACAGTGTGGAATTTATGATTTGACTGAACGGCATGAAAGCGATCGCTTTAAGACTTACGATTTACCGGGCATTCTCGCTAATTTAGAGGTTGAGATGATCAGCGAGGCGGAATTTCTACGATCGCTTCAAGAAACGGTCGAACGCACCGGACAACCGATTCCGAAAGGTCGATTTTCTTACTGTCTTGCCTTTATGAAACTGCTCCGTTACCGAGAAGAGCGATCGGACTGGAAGTTTGTCTATTCAGGCGATTTGAATCCTAAAGCTTGGAGAGTAGAAGTTTTGAAAGGAATCGAGATTTGGCAACCTGACAATCCTTGGGCAAGCACGATCAACAAACGTTTGAGAATGCAAGGTTTAGTTTCGTATGTTGTAAAGCGTCCCGTTACTGAAGTGCGATTCAAGCTCAAGCTACCGATGCACTTTCAGATCTACTCGATTAGCGATTCGCATAGTCTTCATGATGCTGCACCTTACTCGATCGCTTTTGGACAAAGTGCATTACTGCTTGACACTCTCGCCTATCAACTCAAAAGCAAAGGAGACGATCCGTGGATATTTTGA
- a CDS encoding hypothetical protein (similar to AA sequence:cyanobase_aa:Ava_4166), whose protein sequence is MKGPKKLDLLIEALSDGEWHWGDELARTVGHRFGATIKDARNKGYLIKTDRVGLKNRYRMLKISVP, encoded by the coding sequence ATGAAAGGTCCAAAGAAGCTTGATCTATTGATTGAGGCGTTATCGGATGGCGAGTGGCACTGGGGAGATGAACTGGCGCGCACAGTTGGTCATCGTTTTGGAGCAACGATTAAAGACGCGAGAAATAAGGGCTATTTGATTAAAACTGATCGAGTAGGACTGAAAAATCGCTACCGGATGTTGAAGATTTCGGTTCCTTAA
- a CDS encoding hypothetical protein (similar to AA sequence:cyanobase_aa:MAE30650), giving the protein MKTKIELLLDTLADGKWHSSQELSEQIGWRFGNLLYQAKQQGYSIQTERDGLQYRYRRILKNSDVPSSAASDPELAIAPALQQVSHERFINFQSAVPQIVEQLPCLKMLVLFGSRARGEEREDSDWDFAVLHDLELRKQYEKKDGWGFKSWVVIQQVLQLPDDKIDIVDLDSCSDVMAHIIARDGQLLYERNQGDFANFRQNVLKSKAELRRLEQEEQSLLELELRQWGV; this is encoded by the coding sequence ATGAAGACAAAGATAGAATTGTTGCTAGATACCCTTGCAGATGGTAAATGGCACTCAAGCCAAGAGCTTTCTGAGCAAATCGGTTGGCGGTTTGGAAATTTGCTATATCAAGCGAAGCAGCAAGGATACTCAATTCAAACTGAACGTGATGGACTTCAGTATCGGTATCGAAGAATTTTGAAGAATTCTGATGTCCCTAGTAGCGCGGCATCAGATCCGGAACTTGCGATCGCACCAGCGCTGCAACAAGTTTCGCACGAGAGGTTCATAAACTTTCAATCTGCCGTGCCGCAAATTGTAGAACAGCTTCCCTGTCTAAAAATGCTAGTGCTATTTGGTTCCAGGGCAAGAGGCGAGGAGCGAGAAGATAGTGACTGGGATTTTGCAGTTCTTCATGACTTAGAACTCCGTAAACAGTATGAAAAAAAGGATGGTTGGGGGTTTAAATCCTGGGTTGTTATTCAGCAGGTGTTACAACTGCCAGATGACAAGATTGATATTGTTGATCTAGATAGTTGCTCTGATGTAATGGCTCATATTATTGCTCGCGATGGACAGCTACTTTATGAACGGAATCAGGGAGACTTTGCGAATTTCCGTCAGAACGTACTCAAAAGCAAAGCTGAACTGAGACGACTAGAGCAAGAAGAGCAAAGTTTATTAGAACTTGAATTGCGTCAGTGGGGAGTATGA
- a CDS encoding hypothetical protein (similar to AA sequence:cyanobase_aa:MAE30680), with product MTKISRLQITRKLRAMMSYINELEAFEDLTLDEYLRNFREQLVVERLIELIIQASLDITRFLLKNIHQTSPKENATVFLVAGQYGLITAEVATNLAEFGKFRNVLAHMYEEIDPVVVFGAIRETLDIYPIYARQIKEYVDSLDLENDNNESFK from the coding sequence ATGACAAAAATTAGTCGCCTACAGATAACTCGTAAGCTCAGAGCCATGATGAGTTATATCAATGAACTTGAAGCCTTCGAGGATCTGACGTTAGATGAGTATCTTCGCAACTTTAGAGAACAACTCGTAGTAGAGAGGCTTATAGAGTTAATCATTCAAGCCTCTCTCGATATCACTCGATTTCTGCTTAAAAATATCCATCAGACTAGCCCCAAAGAGAACGCGACTGTATTTCTAGTAGCAGGACAGTATGGCTTAATTACTGCTGAGGTTGCAACCAACCTTGCAGAATTCGGTAAATTTCGTAATGTTCTAGCTCATATGTATGAAGAGATTGATCCTGTTGTTGTGTTTGGAGCAATTCGAGAAACATTGGACATTTATCCAATCTATGCCAGACAGATTAAAGAATACGTAGACTCACTAGACTTAGAGAACGATAACAATGAATCCTTTAAATGA
- a CDS encoding hypothetical protein (similar to AA sequence:cyanobase_aa:Ava_4170) — protein sequence MNPLNDDFDWLDNDLDLDSDRSNRTIELNQQELLTLKLLREAIQAQNPDDRVMQDFAEYVLPNLLKMAIGVTAKGGRFFEQLDQQREAEGKAKVRRDNAADQSLNTHLLNGLFPANLIEQRLEKLDTTIQRVVREKERRLAIAGFILHDFEKFPDVPDDCRKLALEEHRQIIDQKVQQLGLHLFIDSSNPESYQEYIDDLLCIAYNAQRRWDTNWNFSEYGLNPTLHGRVLSSLANLACLADSLASIVKHPHDAEHSRFRELLHTLSNGKLKLTYHRISENRGVLTNVVNNALIEAHTSLNTNECIYEPLLYLPTGVIYLAVKDAPAIDPSDLPQRIVDKIKSLCAEQLRLRQTGFGRDGKGMKYADFYGLFCSDRTLMQIALDATLRILSPNKSSVAKSRNDKLLEFQQKGALSADYDFSFGDDIRIDQIAEFGDVVARKIWGDRVEKITTARKQNKQLPELPELNLTQKVAASLGLAEYLPQIREIQKINETLKEKKIKGSTGGIPYEWYYLAAKYLKHHPGIESVREVCEKMIACIADQIEPIVDRYQLPDGWEDLRSWVKSVVMLPHSVPPAQQVDQFLKELTNYSAAKKSGRGKQLICSISHSAYTVTEQMESSVLFTPQVYTNKQMLGGGNAKRNISSIASLEIMLRQILMNQTQAVGKRFEDGKYRYLYFYPTYYFTPETNRFLQKAYTSIAQTRFDTTIRNHFISKSLDANFERSRYQTVDAFLMDEDYDRRKALPEDDPDYRKDRTFKLSYPDDQPLTFYFMALPPGKDPTDTESWVMPAWLGFAFPMILDVKTVVSESPIPPFTDGAEFEESVFLDSAPQAIRVLVKRDRFRLDSILEGWTDPDRTQYPAPLNVLTAAYAIHLEVNAKQGKGGYDANWGKLTELAKDFETSPLYVFNYLNRWIRTQKSETARIEKIRLYAYHFYPCFDPYVEFDATLDRLLLKSPEKSPMNHPQKLTDLYRRFYRANKRYNPKANAVLKPIDVAAEVILKADSVVFAGETLVAAVASEVFKLMDRVRASRAEGFNQILDREEERQAILDFARYFVVEVFENAFAHDRARLAGRQLNLLRDTCEFLYRLEQDKENRELKAKGATVDEEDTTLENE from the coding sequence ATGAATCCTTTAAATGATGATTTTGATTGGTTAGACAATGATTTGGATTTAGACAGCGATCGCTCAAATCGCACGATCGAACTCAATCAACAAGAACTTCTCACGCTCAAATTACTGAGAGAAGCAATTCAAGCCCAAAACCCAGACGATCGAGTGATGCAAGATTTTGCTGAGTATGTGTTGCCGAATCTGCTCAAAATGGCGATCGGGGTTACAGCAAAAGGCGGACGCTTCTTTGAGCAGCTTGATCAACAACGAGAAGCAGAGGGAAAAGCAAAAGTTCGACGGGACAATGCAGCAGATCAATCTCTCAATACACATTTGCTGAATGGCTTGTTTCCAGCGAATCTAATTGAGCAACGATTGGAGAAGCTGGATACGACCATTCAGAGAGTAGTTCGGGAAAAAGAGCGGCGACTTGCGATCGCAGGTTTCATTCTCCACGATTTTGAGAAATTCCCGGATGTTCCTGATGACTGTCGCAAACTTGCCTTAGAAGAACATCGGCAAATTATTGATCAAAAAGTTCAACAGCTAGGACTTCATCTATTCATTGATTCGAGCAATCCTGAGTCTTATCAAGAATATATTGATGATTTACTCTGCATCGCTTACAACGCACAGCGAAGATGGGATACGAACTGGAACTTTTCTGAATATGGACTCAATCCAACGCTGCATGGTCGAGTGCTTTCAAGTCTTGCGAATTTAGCCTGTCTAGCTGATTCACTTGCCTCGATCGTTAAGCATCCGCATGATGCCGAACATTCTAGATTCAGAGAACTGTTGCACACTTTAAGCAATGGAAAATTAAAGCTAACCTATCACCGCATCTCAGAGAATCGAGGAGTTCTTACCAATGTCGTGAACAATGCACTAATTGAGGCACATACCAGCCTCAATACGAATGAGTGCATCTATGAACCCTTGCTCTACTTACCAACGGGTGTGATATATCTAGCCGTCAAAGATGCACCTGCGATCGATCCAAGTGATCTTCCACAACGAATCGTAGATAAAATCAAATCCCTTTGCGCTGAACAGTTGAGACTCAGACAAACCGGGTTTGGGCGCGATGGCAAAGGAATGAAATATGCTGATTTCTATGGACTATTTTGCAGCGATCGTACTTTGATGCAAATTGCGCTAGATGCAACATTACGCATTCTTTCGCCAAATAAGAGTTCAGTTGCAAAGAGCCGCAATGATAAGCTGCTAGAGTTTCAGCAAAAAGGTGCATTGTCAGCCGACTATGATTTTAGCTTTGGTGATGATATTCGTATTGATCAAATTGCTGAATTCGGAGATGTTGTTGCTCGTAAAATTTGGGGCGATCGCGTTGAGAAGATTACTACTGCTCGTAAACAAAATAAGCAACTTCCTGAGCTACCTGAACTGAATTTGACACAAAAAGTTGCTGCATCATTGGGACTTGCAGAATACTTGCCGCAAATTCGCGAAATTCAAAAAATCAATGAGACACTCAAGGAAAAGAAAATCAAAGGCAGCACAGGCGGAATCCCCTACGAATGGTACTACTTAGCAGCGAAGTATCTGAAACACCATCCAGGCATTGAGAGTGTTCGTGAAGTGTGTGAAAAGATGATTGCTTGCATAGCAGATCAGATCGAACCAATCGTCGATCGATATCAATTACCAGACGGATGGGAAGATCTGCGATCGTGGGTGAAATCTGTGGTCATGCTTCCTCATTCCGTTCCCCCTGCTCAGCAAGTCGATCAATTTCTCAAAGAGCTAACGAACTATAGCGCTGCAAAGAAATCTGGACGAGGAAAGCAACTCATTTGCTCTATCTCTCATTCTGCCTACACTGTGACAGAACAAATGGAGTCATCCGTTCTGTTTACACCACAGGTCTACACGAACAAACAAATGCTGGGAGGTGGAAATGCAAAACGGAATATTTCGAGTATTGCCAGCTTGGAAATTATGCTTCGACAAATTCTGATGAATCAGACGCAAGCAGTTGGAAAGCGATTTGAAGATGGAAAATACCGCTATCTCTACTTCTATCCAACGTATTACTTCACGCCAGAGACAAATCGTTTCTTGCAAAAAGCTTATACCAGCATTGCTCAGACCCGATTTGATACGACAATCCGAAACCATTTCATTTCCAAATCGCTGGATGCAAATTTTGAGCGATCGCGCTATCAAACCGTCGATGCTTTCTTGATGGACGAAGACTACGATCGCAGAAAAGCGCTCCCCGAAGATGACCCGGATTACAGAAAAGACCGCACTTTCAAGCTGTCTTATCCCGATGATCAGCCGCTTACGTTCTACTTCATGGCACTTCCTCCCGGAAAAGATCCAACAGATACAGAGTCTTGGGTGATGCCTGCCTGGTTAGGATTTGCATTTCCCATGATTCTAGATGTTAAAACGGTTGTCTCTGAATCACCGATCCCTCCATTTACTGATGGTGCAGAGTTTGAAGAAAGTGTTTTCTTAGACAGTGCGCCGCAAGCCATTCGAGTGTTAGTGAAACGCGATCGCTTCCGATTAGATTCAATTCTGGAAGGTTGGACTGATCCCGATCGAACTCAATATCCAGCCCCGTTAAATGTTCTGACTGCTGCTTATGCAATTCACTTAGAAGTCAACGCCAAGCAAGGAAAAGGCGGCTATGATGCGAACTGGGGAAAATTGACGGAACTAGCAAAAGACTTTGAAACCAGTCCACTTTACGTTTTTAACTATCTCAACCGATGGATACGGACTCAGAAGAGCGAAACTGCCCGCATCGAGAAGATTCGTCTCTATGCCTATCATTTTTACCCCTGCTTCGATCCCTATGTTGAATTTGATGCAACGCTCGATCGACTGCTACTAAAATCCCCAGAGAAATCGCCCATGAATCATCCTCAAAAACTGACTGATTTGTACCGTAGATTCTATCGAGCCAACAAACGATACAATCCCAAAGCAAATGCTGTCCTAAAACCGATTGATGTTGCCGCTGAAGTGATTCTCAAAGCAGATTCTGTTGTATTTGCAGGTGAAACGCTTGTTGCTGCTGTTGCATCCGAAGTGTTCAAACTGATGGATCGAGTTCGAGCTTCAAGAGCGGAAGGTTTTAATCAAATCCTCGATCGTGAAGAAGAACGACAAGCAATCCTGGATTTTGCCCGTTACTTCGTTGTGGAAGTGTTTGAGAACGCTTTTGCTCACGATCGCGCTCGACTCGCTGGACGGCAACTTAATCTGTTACGAGATACTTGCGAATTTCTCTACCGTTTGGAGCAAGACAAAGAAAATCGCGAACTCAAAGCTAAAGGCGCAACGGTAGACGAAGAAGATACAACTCTGGAAAACGAATAG
- a CDS encoding hypothetical protein (similar to AA sequence:cyanobase_aa:Ava_4171) — MSLLQSIDSTFFHADIPYKPMGKYAHFLTIRVTESYPLFQTDGELNKARVRAGINDATPISRLTMFKRKQSTPERLVGRELLRNYGLMTAEDCEYNVKFAMDNPDCIIYGFAIGDSGSEKSKVVVDTAFSITAFDGSHETFTLNAPFENGTMASKGEAGSKPGEVTSRINQQDHIRPQVFFPSIVTLKDPTEASFLYVFNNILRTRHYGAQTTRTGRLRNELIGVVFADGEITSNLRWTQAIYDQMQVQKTLNSTDPLNEDEVISAAIATIQTLMAEEFIVHTDFIGSEFQAVLAEVKQLTGQETGMRSLLQQADIEAKTYAQKHISKKSPAKAK; from the coding sequence ATGTCATTGCTACAATCCATTGATTCGACGTTTTTTCATGCAGATATTCCCTACAAGCCAATGGGAAAGTATGCTCATTTTCTAACGATTCGTGTGACTGAATCTTATCCACTGTTTCAGACCGATGGAGAACTGAACAAAGCACGAGTTCGAGCAGGCATTAATGATGCAACTCCGATCAGCCGATTGACCATGTTTAAGCGCAAGCAATCAACTCCAGAAAGACTGGTCGGACGCGAACTGTTACGCAACTATGGATTGATGACCGCAGAAGATTGCGAGTACAACGTCAAATTCGCAATGGACAATCCGGATTGCATTATCTATGGATTCGCGATCGGAGATTCTGGTTCTGAAAAATCGAAAGTCGTGGTCGATACTGCTTTCTCAATCACTGCATTCGATGGTTCACACGAAACCTTTACCCTAAATGCACCGTTTGAGAATGGCACAATGGCATCCAAGGGCGAAGCAGGCTCTAAACCTGGAGAAGTTACCAGTCGAATCAATCAACAGGATCACATTCGTCCCCAAGTGTTCTTTCCCAGCATTGTGACTTTGAAAGATCCAACTGAGGCAAGCTTTCTTTATGTGTTCAACAACATTCTCAGAACTCGGCACTATGGTGCACAAACTACTCGAACTGGACGATTGAGAAATGAACTAATCGGCGTTGTGTTTGCTGATGGAGAAATTACCAGTAATTTGCGTTGGACTCAGGCAATTTATGATCAAATGCAAGTACAGAAGACTCTGAATTCTACCGATCCCTTGAATGAAGACGAAGTGATTTCGGCTGCGATCGCAACAATCCAAACTCTAATGGCGGAGGAATTTATCGTGCATACGGATTTCATCGGTTCAGAGTTTCAAGCTGTGCTGGCTGAGGTGAAACAGCTTACCGGACAAGAGACAGGAATGCGATCGCTCCTTCAACAAGCAGATATCGAAGCGAAAACTTATGCTCAGAAACACATCAGCAAGAAATCCCCTGCAAAAGCGAAGTAA
- a CDS encoding hypothetical protein (similar to AA sequence:cyanobase_aa:Ava_4172), which translates to MPKFYRCTLELHDSLYFATREIGRLYETEPVLHNYALSYALGFVDSLQYNTVVAEEDSYCYFCAEQVPKYKAQLSPLNAQGIYVTPARTIVHATTLSTWKYADNRYHVEMQPTERNIPSFGRTKEISPESRFEFFVISERSLKFPRWIRLGKWASKAEVSIEPLPNAKHHQTAEFTIPYLLNPLDVMFTNQILSYDTVNMPPVSLIRNVRMRGEFYTFDGLDLKIPAQIQYCFGD; encoded by the coding sequence ATGCCTAAGTTTTACCGATGTACACTTGAGCTTCATGACAGTCTGTATTTTGCAACTCGCGAGATCGGGCGACTGTATGAGACAGAGCCAGTATTGCACAACTATGCCCTTTCTTACGCTCTCGGCTTCGTAGATAGTTTGCAGTACAACACTGTTGTTGCAGAAGAAGATAGTTACTGCTACTTCTGTGCTGAGCAAGTCCCGAAATACAAAGCCCAGCTCTCGCCTCTCAATGCTCAGGGCATTTATGTCACTCCTGCTAGAACGATCGTTCATGCGACCACATTAAGTACCTGGAAGTATGCTGACAATCGCTATCACGTCGAGATGCAGCCTACAGAGCGAAATATTCCCAGTTTTGGCAGAACCAAGGAAATTTCGCCAGAAAGCCGATTTGAATTCTTTGTCATCTCTGAGCGATCGCTAAAGTTCCCCAGATGGATTCGGTTAGGGAAGTGGGCAAGCAAAGCAGAGGTGTCGATTGAACCGTTACCAAATGCTAAACATCATCAGACCGCAGAGTTTACGATTCCCTATTTGCTCAATCCATTAGATGTGATGTTTACCAATCAGATTTTGAGCTATGACACCGTGAATATGCCGCCTGTCAGCTTAATTCGCAATGTCCGAATGCGAGGGGAGTTCTATACGTTTGATGGGCTAGATCTCAAGATTCCAGCACAAATACAGTATTGTTTCGGAGATTGA